Genomic DNA from Methanosarcina sp. MTP4:
GTACTCACCGATTCAGACCATGGCAGAAATGTTTTTGTAATTGAGCAGGAAGAACAGGCCAAAAAGCGCCATAAACCCTCCGCAGAGGTATAGTACCCTTTCATGTGTACGCTGTGAGATCAGCTCCTTTCCCCTGGAAAAAGATGATGCTACAGCTACAAGAAAGCCGAGGTCTGCCAACCAGTGCCCGGCGACGAACGCTATTACGGCAAAGATGCCTGCAAGGTACTGCTGAAGGACAATTGCGCTGCCTGCTGTCAGCCACCATCCCAGAAACATAGGGTTCAATGCAGAGGTTACAATCCCTGCAGGCAAAGGCCCAACCGACAGGTCCAATTTACTGGCCGAGGCAGAAATATCTTTTTTAGAGGTTTCTTTTGCACTTTTAATCATAAAAAGCCCGAAAATTACCATTACCAAACCGCCAATTACAGCCATATATGAGATTAGATTTACCCCGATGAAAGATGATGCCCCGGCCACTATGAGCATGAATAATGTCGATTCTGTCATCGCATGCCCGATAAATACCGAAGGCCCTGCCTTCCAGCCTACTTTAAAAGACGTCACGATCGTTGCGAACATCATGGGGCCAGGGACAAGGGCAGCAGATATACCTACTGTGAACCCCAGAATAAGAGCTTTTATCAATTCTATAATGAATATCACCACAGGAGAAAGTGGATATTCAAAATAGATGGAAGTTATGATATATATTAATGATGTGCTAAGCTCCCGTATCTCTTAAAGCTCCTGAATAAGGAAAGCTTTATTCACGGACATTACAGGATTTTGATTCGCAGTAGCATAGGGCGATTTTCAAGGCTGCGGCATGTCCGAAAAAGACAGATCGGCGATCACATTCCAGAGATGCGAAACGTATACCCTCGAGGAAATTATTGTAAAGGCCCGGGACCCGGGACTTTTTTCTCTTTGTTTTTATTCCTGACCTGTCATCGATTTCTGTTCCCGGTTCATCATATAAAACTTCAAAAGCACGGCTGCGGCCATCAACGCTGCAAGCCCCAGGGAGAAAAACGGAGACCTTATTATATCCCAGCGCCCTGACCAGACCAGAAAACCGGTAAGGAAAAGGACCGAGGAACCTGTAATTCCGGAGATCTCCACCGGCACCTTGATTGAGCCCAGGGTGAAACGGTTCTGGTTCTCAACAGCCTCAAGGCGCCGTTCAATTCTTTCTGCAGACTCCCTTGCCGCAACTTCCCTTTCACATGCCTCCTTTATTTCCCTGTCCGCAGCCTCGAGTTCGGCACTCAGTTCCCCATGCACAAAATCCGAAAGCCCTATTATTGCCTCCTGAAGAGAGCGCAAGCTTTCGGAAAACCCGGCAAAAAGGGCATTTATCTCCTTAACTTTATCGGCACCCGAGGAGACTTCGGAAGAGGTATTCACGAAAATAAAAGGACCTTCCGAGACATCGGCGGAGGAAAGCACGGCGCTGAAGGAAAGGTTCGAAACACCTGTTTCCGAAAGCGAAGAGACCTCATCGGAAGGTAAAGAACCCTCAGGCAGCGTTAAAGAATTTTCAGGAGAAACGGAAGGGCACTCAGGAGAAACCGAAGAGCTGGCGATGGAATCCCCAGGATTTCCTTTCAGAAACGGATCAGTAAAAGAATTAGAGAAGGAACCACCGGGCTGCAACTTCCCGGGCGTTTCCACGGACAAGCGGCGCTCTACTGCCCTAAGCCGCTTTTCAAAACTCCGGATGCTCTGGTCAAAAACCTCAATCCTCCCGTGCAGGTCTTCCCTGATTTCGGGACCTACTTCACGTACCTTACCCAATTAAACCATACCCCCACTTAAATTTCTAATATGAATTGAAGCAAGGACATAATATAAATTTTTGGATGAATGAGTTATATATTAAAAATGAGAAGAAAAATCAAAAGATGAAAAAGGAAAACAGGACATAAAAAGAACAGGGAAAAAGAAAAGGGAAAAAAAAGGGAAAAAGAAAAGGGAAAAAAGGGAAAAAGAAAAGGGAAAAAAGGGAAAAAGAAAATATCCTAATCAGATTAAATCTTCCGGATTTCGATTAGTTCCCCACTGTCCATAGCTTCTATGATTTCCTGGGCAAGGTCCGAATTAATCCTGATTTTCACGTCTCCGTGCCTGCCTACGGTTGCGCTGAAGAGGTATTCGTCTTCGATATAGACTTCAACGTCCCCACCTGCCAGTTCCGGGACACTAAGGATCAGGTGTTTTTTTGTTTTTTCCAGGAGAGGATGGGCTGAAACGGGAAGGTCGGCTTCCGGAAAACCGGTCATTCCGGCAGTTTTCATGTAGGCTTCGGATTTCCCGGCGTACTTCATTTCTTTTGCGGGCCTGGAGGGTTCGGACTCGAATTCCCGGACGTCAATATGGATTCCCAGCATCTTTTCGATCCGGTCGATTACGCTCCCGCCTTTCCCGATAACTTTTCGCATTTCCGTGTCCCGGACTTTCACTATAGCACTGTTGTCCGAAGTCACCTCAACTTCAACGGGGCCATTGGCATACTTCCTGATAACGTTCCGGATTTCTTCTTCCGCAAGTTTCCAGGCAGGTTTTCGTTCCTCTTTCCTGGTCCCGATAGGCATGACCACGACCTGCTCGCCGTAGGTGTAGATCTCGTACTCAACTTTTCCGGTCTCGAAGTCCTCAATTGTGATGACAGGCCTGGCAAGGTCCTGTTCAACCATCCCGTGGGGCACCTTGACCGTGAAAGCCAGCACAAGGACCTTTGCGACCTCTCCTTTGTCAATAAAAATTACCGTGTCTACTACCTGAGGGATAACCCCCAGTTCTACCCTTCCGATCAGGCGCTGGATTGCGTCCACGGCCCGGGTTGCGTGCACGACTCCGATCATCCCGACCCCGGCAAGGCGCATGTCCGCAAAGATCAGGAAATCATTGGTCTTCCGGACCTCATCGTAAACCGTATAGTCCGGCCTTACCAGGAGAAGGAGGTCTGCAGTATCTTCCATCCGCCCATTCAGGGGGGAATACTGGGTAATCTCAGGCGGCACCTGCAGGTCCCTTGGGGATTCCATGGTCTTGACAACCTGTTCGTGGTCGTTCAGGTAGCGTGCAACTCCGGCTGCAAAAGTAGACTTCCCGGCTCCCGGAGGCCCGGCAATGAGGATACCTCGCTGGCTTTCGATTCGTTCTTTCAATTTATCACTCAGACGGTACTGTTCAAGATCCACTATAACCGTGGGACGGACAACGGTAATCTCCATGTCATCGGAAAAAGGCGGATGGGCGATTGCAATCCGCATGTTCCGGATCTGCAGGACCGTTGCCCCGGCAGAAGACATCTCAATAAAGGATTCGGGGTCGACCCTTGCCCTTTCGATAAGCTCTTTGGAAATGCTTTGAAGTTCTGCCATTGAAACAGGCTCGTCCCGGATCCTGAGATAGCGCACTCTCCCCACAGGCCCCTTCTTTGCCATGGGAGAAACCCTATTTTTGAGGTGGACGGACATGGTGTCGTCAGTGAAAAAATGCTCTACCCTGAGAGGCCCCAGTTCCGAAGGATCCACGACCTTCGGGGGCACGTAATCCACATCAATCCCCCTGGCTTCCGCAATAAGGGACTGGACCCGGTCCTCACTCACAAAAAGCCCGCCTACCTCAAGGGCCGTGCTGCGGATCAAGGCATCCACTCTACCTTCTTTCGAAAGCTTGATTTCCTCCAAGGTGGGCCGGACCCCGCTG
This window encodes:
- a CDS encoding LysE family transporter; this translates as MIKALILGFTVGISAALVPGPMMFATIVTSFKVGWKAGPSVFIGHAMTESTLFMLIVAGASSFIGVNLISYMAVIGGLVMVIFGLFMIKSAKETSKKDISASASKLDLSVGPLPAGIVTSALNPMFLGWWLTAGSAIVLQQYLAGIFAVIAFVAGHWLADLGFLVAVASSFSRGKELISQRTHERVLYLCGGFMALFGLFFLLNYKNISAMV
- a CDS encoding PINc/VapC family ATPase, producing the protein MAEETRICRIVPDTSVIIDGRISARVRSGEYRGAEIIVPEAVVSELEAQANKGREIGYKGLDELSELHRLAERGDITLKFSGVRPTLEEIKLSKEGRVDALIRSTALEVGGLFVSEDRVQSLIAEARGIDVDYVPPKVVDPSELGPLRVEHFFTDDTMSVHLKNRVSPMAKKGPVGRVRYLRIRDEPVSMAELQSISKELIERARVDPESFIEMSSAGATVLQIRNMRIAIAHPPFSDDMEITVVRPTVIVDLEQYRLSDKLKERIESQRGILIAGPPGAGKSTFAAGVARYLNDHEQVVKTMESPRDLQVPPEITQYSPLNGRMEDTADLLLLVRPDYTVYDEVRKTNDFLIFADMRLAGVGMIGVVHATRAVDAIQRLIGRVELGVIPQVVDTVIFIDKGEVAKVLVLAFTVKVPHGMVEQDLARPVITIEDFETGKVEYEIYTYGEQVVVMPIGTRKEERKPAWKLAEEEIRNVIRKYANGPVEVEVTSDNSAIVKVRDTEMRKVIGKGGSVIDRIEKMLGIHIDVREFESEPSRPAKEMKYAGKSEAYMKTAGMTGFPEADLPVSAHPLLEKTKKHLILSVPELAGGDVEVYIEDEYLFSATVGRHGDVKIRINSDLAQEIIEAMDSGELIEIRKI